One Candidatus Sulfurimonas baltica DNA segment encodes these proteins:
- a CDS encoding type I secretion system permease/ATPase, with translation MLLTSSENLRMDSLLECLVLFTKLYHKPFSAEALTAGLPIEVGRDAPELFSINNAKGLFSRAAERAGLKSSLIRRPLSQISPLQLPMIILLSNQGACILDRFNEDKTQVKIIMPAEEAIEQWVDTDVLQDEYIGFGFMIKKAFEYSDDPLKTLHLNQKHWFWSTIKLSAKTYKDVLYASLLINLFVLASPLFTMNVYDRVVPNNAIETLWVFAIGVSIIYILDTFLKFTRTYLLESAAKKSDIIMSSIVFEKVLDLKMENHPSSVGSFASNIKDFDSIRSFLTNATMAAIIDLPFAVIFLIVIWYIGGGIVFVPIVTMLLILSYAFFIKKPLRDSIESTHAASAKKSSILIETLNNIETLKTLGTVNQVQWKWEESTGEIAEKSLKSRLLSASIPTITQLFIQLNTVMIIVYGVYLIQAFELSMGGLIAIVILTSRTLAPMGQVAALLTNYEDTKTSYETLNEIISQPSERPKGKKFLERPEFTGHIEFVDVTFAYPGTDIPALKNISFVINPGEHVAIIGRIGSGKSTIQKLILGLYEPSSGQILIDGIDIKQVDPADLRKNIGYVSQDIMLFRGTVKDNITYRATHASDSDMIRAANISGTSEFIRKHPKGYEMPIGERGQGLSGGQRQSIGIARAFLIESPIMLMDEPSNAMDQITEAKLLDNLSKNTINKTSLYVTQKMTLLKIVDRVIVINEGKIYIDAPKDEALKQLQTKKKDTDEGKNIEQK, from the coding sequence ATGCTTTTAACAAGCAGTGAAAATTTAAGAATGGACTCCTTGCTTGAATGCTTGGTTCTATTTACAAAACTTTACCATAAGCCATTTTCAGCAGAAGCTCTGACTGCCGGCTTGCCCATAGAAGTAGGAAGAGATGCTCCAGAACTCTTTTCAATAAATAACGCAAAAGGGCTTTTTTCACGTGCAGCTGAGAGAGCTGGGCTTAAATCATCTCTGATTAGGAGACCACTCTCTCAGATATCTCCTCTGCAACTTCCTATGATTATATTACTCTCAAATCAGGGTGCCTGCATTTTAGACAGATTTAATGAAGATAAAACTCAAGTTAAAATAATAATGCCAGCCGAAGAGGCAATTGAGCAGTGGGTTGATACCGATGTACTTCAGGATGAATATATTGGCTTTGGATTTATGATAAAAAAAGCTTTTGAATACAGTGATGATCCACTTAAAACACTCCATCTAAATCAAAAGCATTGGTTTTGGAGCACAATAAAATTATCTGCAAAAACATACAAAGATGTTTTATATGCTTCACTGCTTATAAATCTTTTTGTATTGGCTTCACCTCTGTTTACCATGAATGTCTACGACAGAGTAGTTCCAAACAACGCTATTGAAACGCTGTGGGTATTTGCAATTGGTGTAAGTATTATATATATCCTTGATACATTTTTAAAATTTACCAGGACATATCTTCTTGAGAGTGCTGCAAAAAAGAGTGATATTATTATGTCCTCAATTGTGTTTGAGAAAGTTTTAGACCTTAAGATGGAAAATCATCCATCTTCCGTTGGCTCATTTGCCAGCAACATAAAAGATTTTGACAGCATTAGAAGCTTTTTAACAAATGCCACTATGGCAGCTATAATTGATTTACCTTTTGCTGTAATATTTTTAATAGTTATCTGGTATATCGGCGGTGGAATTGTTTTTGTTCCTATTGTTACAATGTTACTTATTCTAAGTTATGCTTTTTTTATTAAAAAACCACTTCGCGATAGTATTGAAAGCACTCATGCAGCTAGTGCCAAAAAGAGTTCTATACTCATAGAAACTCTAAATAATATAGAAACACTAAAAACTCTTGGTACAGTAAATCAAGTTCAATGGAAGTGGGAAGAGTCAACGGGGGAGATTGCAGAAAAAAGTCTAAAATCTCGTTTATTATCAGCTTCTATTCCAACTATTACTCAACTTTTTATTCAACTAAATACCGTAATGATTATAGTGTATGGTGTTTACCTCATACAAGCATTTGAGTTATCAATGGGTGGACTTATCGCCATAGTTATTCTTACATCAAGAACATTAGCTCCAATGGGGCAAGTTGCAGCACTTTTAACAAATTATGAAGATACAAAAACATCTTATGAAACATTAAATGAAATAATTTCTCAACCAAGTGAAAGACCAAAAGGTAAAAAATTTCTTGAAAGACCTGAATTTACAGGTCATATAGAGTTTGTAGATGTTACATTTGCATATCCAGGAACCGACATTCCTGCGCTTAAAAATATCTCATTTGTAATAAATCCTGGTGAACATGTTGCAATTATTGGTCGTATCGGTTCAGGAAAAAGTACAATTCAAAAACTAATACTTGGTCTTTACGAACCTAGTTCTGGTCAAATACTTATAGATGGCATAGATATTAAACAAGTAGACCCTGCAGATTTACGAAAAAACATTGGCTATGTTTCTCAAGACATAATGCTATTTCGTGGAACAGTAAAAGACAACATTACATATCGTGCTACACACGCTAGTGATTCCGACATGATTAGAGCGGCAAACATCAGTGGTACTTCAGAATTTATTAGAAAACACCCTAAAGGTTATGAAATGCCAATTGGTGAGAGAGGGCAAGGTCTTTCGGGTGGTCAAAGACAAAGTATTGGAATCGCCCGTGCATTTTTAATTGAGTCTCCTATTATGTTAATGGATGAACCGAGCAACGCTATGGATCAAATTACTGAGGCAAAACTATTGGACAATCTATCTAAAAATACAATAAATAAAACATCATTATATGTAACTCAAAAAATGACTCTACTAAAAATAGTAGATAGAGTAATAGTGATTAATGAAGGGAAGATATATATAGACGCTCCAAAAGATGAAGCTCTAAAACAACTACAAACAAAAAAGAAAGATACTGACGAAGGGAAAAATATTGAGCAAAAATAA
- a CDS encoding TolC family outer membrane protein has product MIKLYEGKMKTLAISLLIASTLLSAQSLKMSVSEVLSTNPVILERLKNYNATKEDVTIAESGYYPKLDLSIGVGKEKGERAGGTDFDFSVYQNSLSYTQNLFQGFETTYQVQEHENRTISAAYSYIEKVNDTSFKMVDSYLQVMRNKELLDNAQANIDINTEILNKVQKLYDSGLTTLSEVNKIESSLALAKSNYSVQENTLLDVKFQLQRVLGRNINHEDMSRPQLVVILPKNIEDATLVAMENNPSLLVSKYNVKLAQATYHKSKAPFYPSLDIEISQNMTKNLSGVEGKYENLRAMAYLKYNFFNGFADKATLQKSVSNIHKEVQVKNTLRREVIEGLSLSWAAYEKLTDQLGHLQNYRKFSQKTLSLYSKEYDLGRRSLLDLLSSQNDYIASKAQIINTEYSMLFSKYRILDAMGTLVSTVMEDSDVSYSNVGFKSKIHKNSVVVPELNDTYKDMLPILYDVDRDLIVDEVDICNNSLPKPMKSLYGCEETFEDIKRIERYSGFLFSGESSELTQDAEDRLNSLIKQIEPYGWENLKFDLLGNVENINMSKEDLLALSQRRAQVVKDKLVEAGAFEDNITLHANSDKNPMYSDEESESVALNNRTDIIVKKLKLNR; this is encoded by the coding sequence ATGATTAAATTATACGAGGGCAAAATGAAAACATTAGCAATATCACTCTTAATAGCTTCAACGCTGTTAAGTGCTCAAAGCCTAAAAATGTCAGTGAGTGAAGTCTTAAGTACAAATCCGGTTATTTTAGAGAGGCTTAAAAACTACAATGCAACAAAAGAGGATGTAACGATTGCCGAATCGGGGTATTATCCAAAACTTGATTTATCAATCGGTGTCGGAAAAGAAAAGGGTGAAAGAGCTGGCGGCACCGACTTTGACTTCAGTGTTTATCAGAATTCTCTTTCATACACCCAAAACCTTTTTCAAGGTTTTGAAACTACCTATCAGGTGCAAGAGCATGAAAACAGAACAATATCGGCAGCTTACAGCTACATAGAAAAAGTTAATGACACCTCTTTTAAAATGGTAGATAGCTATTTGCAGGTAATGAGAAACAAGGAACTCTTAGACAATGCACAGGCAAATATAGATATAAATACTGAGATATTAAATAAAGTACAAAAACTTTATGATTCAGGCTTAACAACTCTATCTGAGGTAAACAAGATAGAGTCATCACTCGCCCTTGCTAAAAGTAACTACTCTGTACAAGAAAACACACTATTGGATGTTAAATTTCAACTACAGAGAGTTCTTGGACGTAATATTAACCATGAAGATATGAGCCGACCTCAGCTTGTTGTGATTCTTCCTAAGAATATAGAGGATGCAACTCTTGTTGCAATGGAGAACAACCCATCTCTTTTGGTAAGTAAATACAATGTAAAGCTTGCGCAAGCTACATACCATAAAAGTAAAGCCCCTTTTTACCCATCATTAGACATTGAAATTTCTCAAAATATGACTAAAAACCTTAGCGGAGTTGAGGGTAAGTATGAGAACCTGAGAGCTATGGCATATTTAAAATATAATTTCTTTAATGGGTTTGCGGATAAAGCAACGCTGCAAAAAAGCGTAAGCAACATCCATAAAGAGGTGCAGGTAAAAAACACTCTTAGACGTGAAGTAATTGAGGGGCTTAGTCTATCTTGGGCTGCGTATGAAAAACTAACAGATCAGTTGGGACATCTGCAAAATTACAGAAAATTTTCACAAAAGACTTTGTCACTATACTCCAAAGAGTATGATTTGGGTCGCCGTTCACTGCTAGACCTATTATCTTCCCAAAATGATTATATTGCTTCAAAAGCTCAAATAATTAACACAGAATACAGTATGCTTTTTTCAAAATACAGAATCTTAGATGCTATGGGTACGCTTGTATCAACCGTTATGGAAGATAGTGATGTTAGCTATTCAAATGTAGGTTTTAAAAGTAAAATACATAAAAACAGTGTTGTCGTCCCTGAATTAAACGATACTTATAAAGATATGCTTCCTATATTATATGATGTTGACAGAGATTTAATTGTTGATGAAGTTGATATTTGTAATAACTCATTGCCTAAACCTATGAAAAGTCTTTATGGATGCGAAGAGACGTTTGAAGATATAAAACGCATAGAAAGATATAGCGGTTTCCTATTTAGCGGTGAAAGTTCAGAACTTACGCAAGATGCGGAAGATAGGCTAAACAGCTTAATAAAACAAATTGAGCCTTATGGTTGGGAAAATCTAAAATTTGACTTGCTTGGTAATGTTGAAAATATTAATATGTCAAAAGAGGACTTACTTGCTTTATCACAAAGAAGAGCTCAAGTAGTTAAAGATAAACTGGTAGAAGCTGGTGCATTTGAAGACAATATTACTCTACATGCAAATTCAGATAAAAACCCTATGTATAGCGATGAAGAGAGTGAATCAGTAGCGTTAAACAACCGCACAGATATCATAGTTAAAAAACTTAAACTAAACAGATAG
- a CDS encoding OmpA family protein, whose amino-acid sequence MKDILLLISVLFTLSANEVTQENEATNEFAYIQPISVEEVPVAPVLDSDNDGIADKDDKCPATPPNTRVDSKGCEFDSDNDGVVNSKDECPNTPPNTKVDFKGCKIVNDSDNDGVADEDDKCPGTLEGIKVDYRGCEIDSDDDGVVDSQDQCPDTSKDFRVDGYGCPQTATLNVNFETAKYNVDDRLVKNLQKFSLFLQENKGYKVVIYGFTDSVGDSNSNRILSKNRAEAVKEALTLYGIDASRFTTIGKGETNPISDNGTKEGRAQNRRIEVELIK is encoded by the coding sequence ATGAAAGATATACTACTACTGATTTCAGTTCTTTTTACATTGAGTGCAAATGAAGTAACGCAAGAAAATGAAGCGACAAACGAGTTTGCATATATTCAGCCAATATCAGTCGAGGAGGTGCCGGTAGCACCGGTACTAGATAGTGACAATGATGGAATTGCCGACAAAGACGACAAATGTCCTGCTACTCCTCCAAATACCAGAGTAGATTCCAAAGGGTGTGAATTTGACAGCGATAACGATGGAGTTGTTAATTCAAAAGATGAGTGCCCAAATACTCCGCCAAATACTAAAGTGGATTTCAAGGGTTGTAAAATTGTCAATGATTCAGATAACGATGGAGTTGCCGATGAGGATGACAAATGTCCCGGCACATTAGAGGGTATAAAAGTTGACTACAGAGGGTGTGAAATAGACAGCGATGATGATGGTGTTGTAGACTCTCAAGACCAGTGTCCGGATACAAGTAAAGATTTTAGAGTAGATGGTTACGGTTGCCCTCAAACAGCGACGCTCAATGTAAATTTTGAAACTGCAAAATATAATGTAGACGATAGGCTGGTTAAAAATTTACAGAAATTTTCACTCTTTTTACAAGAGAACAAGGGGTATAAAGTTGTCATATATGGATTTACTGACTCGGTTGGCGACAGCAATTCAAATAGAATACTCTCTAAAAATCGTGCAGAAGCTGTTAAAGAGGCACTGACTCTGTATGGAATTGATGCCTCCAGATTTACGACAATAGGCAAAGGTGAAACAAACCCTATTAGTGATAACGGTACAAAAGAGGGACGTGCTCAAAATCGCAGAATAGAAGTTGAGCTAATAAAATGA
- a CDS encoding response regulator transcription factor codes for MSENKFPYNILFVEDEDATRENYVRFLKKYYENVYEACDGEEAYKIYKDKKPHILIVDINIPKLSGINLLKKIRENDHSIKVIMLTAHSETHYLLEATELMLTKYLIKPITRDELKNALNLVLQELSKFTVSPKKLLILKDCFSWDYDLKELLCENKPVPLTNKERKILTILFLNINKTCDYYEIIYEVWYDYSDDKLDALKTIIKNLRKKLPKETIGNDFGVGYRLKI; via the coding sequence ATGAGTGAGAATAAATTTCCATATAATATTTTATTTGTCGAAGATGAAGATGCCACAAGAGAGAATTATGTCCGTTTTTTGAAAAAATATTATGAAAATGTTTATGAAGCTTGCGATGGAGAGGAAGCGTATAAGATTTATAAAGATAAAAAGCCTCATATATTAATTGTTGATATTAATATTCCAAAACTAAGCGGGATTAATCTACTTAAAAAAATCAGAGAAAATGATCATAGTATAAAAGTTATTATGCTAACAGCCCACTCTGAAACACACTACTTGCTTGAAGCAACTGAACTCATGCTAACAAAATATTTAATAAAACCCATTACTAGAGATGAGTTAAAGAATGCGCTTAATCTTGTGCTGCAAGAGTTGTCAAAATTTACCGTTTCACCAAAAAAACTTCTGATACTCAAAGATTGCTTTTCTTGGGATTATGATTTAAAAGAGTTGCTGTGTGAAAATAAACCTGTGCCACTAACAAATAAAGAGAGAAAAATACTTACTATTCTTTTTTTAAATATCAATAAAACATGTGACTATTATGAGATTATATACGAAGTTTGGTATGACTACAGCGATGACAAGCTTGATGCACTCAAGACAATTATAAAAAACCTAAGAAAAAAACTGCCAAAAGAGACAATTGGAAACGACTTTGGTGTTGGCTACAGACTTAAAATATAA
- a CDS encoding sensor histidine kinase, producing MQTVIKIFSILFITNLYSNETTKHLSDTFSVYTPYFAILTFFAAIVIFLMYRYYNNKRVDEELKKTVEEELRKSKERDKIIFTQSKLASMGEMMENIAHQWRQPLSQINSAVLVIDDILYEKKINDSVIEEKLLEIESLTKYMSKTIDDFKDFFNKNKKREKFSLNELIEHSVYIVKGTLKSNNIEVKTYFNEKLLCNSYRNELQQAIITILNNAKFMFIHRNIFKPKITIRAEKVDDNFSITICDNAGGIDKEIISKIFEPYFTTKHKSQGTGLGLYISKMMIEESMGGKLSVKNSNGGACFEIILKGDDE from the coding sequence ATGCAGACTGTAATAAAAATATTTTCAATACTATTTATAACAAATTTATACTCAAATGAGACAACAAAACATTTAAGCGACACATTTTCTGTTTATACACCGTATTTTGCAATTTTAACGTTTTTTGCAGCTATCGTCATCTTTCTAATGTACAGATATTATAATAATAAAAGAGTAGATGAAGAGTTAAAAAAGACCGTAGAAGAAGAGCTGAGAAAATCTAAAGAGAGAGATAAAATAATCTTTACTCAAAGCAAGCTTGCATCTATGGGAGAGATGATGGAAAACATTGCTCATCAGTGGAGGCAGCCTCTGTCGCAGATCAATTCCGCTGTTTTGGTTATTGATGATATTTTGTATGAAAAGAAAATCAATGACTCTGTAATTGAAGAAAAATTGTTGGAAATAGAGTCTTTAACAAAATACATGTCAAAAACAATTGATGATTTTAAAGATTTTTTTAACAAAAACAAAAAGAGAGAGAAATTTTCATTGAATGAGTTAATAGAACACTCTGTATATATTGTAAAAGGGACTCTAAAATCAAACAATATAGAGGTTAAAACATATTTTAATGAGAAGTTACTATGCAATAGTTACAGAAATGAACTGCAACAGGCAATTATAACTATATTAAATAATGCAAAGTTTATGTTTATTCATAGAAATATATTTAAGCCAAAAATCACTATTCGCGCTGAAAAGGTAGATGATAATTTTTCAATAACAATTTGTGATAATGCAGGTGGCATTGATAAGGAGATAATCTCTAAAATCTTTGAACCGTACTTTACCACCAAGCATAAGTCTCAAGGGACAGGGTTGGGTCTTTACATATCAAAAATGATGATTGAAGAGAGTATGGGTGGAAAACTAAGCGTAAAAAACAGTAATGGCGGTGCCTGTTTTGAAATAATATTAAAGGGTGATGATGAGTGA